Proteins found in one Thermoanaerobaculia bacterium genomic segment:
- a CDS encoding alkaline phosphatase family protein yields the protein MNLLLAAGLVLEACGDTPQRRATPRPGAAEFSHAPRKVGELAGRAQAEPPILFIGLDGADWQQLEPLLAKGAMPHLAQLRAASAWGELASETPALSPLLWTSMLTGVSPVEHGILDFSRFAPGSGLREPIGSEDRRAPAIWNALTWAGKRVGLLGLWATHPAEPVDGIVVSDRLFGFLNVESEPPGGAIYPETQAGWARARLATVEAETGFAALRAYLPWLTEEEYRARSGAARAYDHPVSALRRILVETRLYGGMAESLLAGAPALDLTLVYLQGTDSIGHVFAPFAPPRQPEVSEVDFARYRDVPERYFREVDALLGRLLALADKTGSNVVVASDHGFLWTEGRPDRWASSDTRTAARWHRSQGIWMVRAPGVAPGRAVDGRLRQVFPTLLALAGLPAAALAESQALGAIPPPSAPAFDYARVYGELAARVERSRPDDARDFAEASEAIAKLQALGYIGSGEAVRASASALAAGGPDATRTASSWNNEGIVLRGERGSRSEARARAAFERAIELEPNLASALWNLSELLLAAGETGRSDELLARAIANGLPDGARLVIARAIVRERAGAIDQGLALLDRAIAVAPEEAQLWLFRGRYRVQTGDCADAVQDLARAAELAPDESDVFATAALAHLCAGDRSGAITALRRALDLAPDEPRLRSLLSELQSAD from the coding sequence ATGAACTTGCTCCTCGCCGCCGGGCTCGTCCTCGAGGCCTGTGGCGACACTCCGCAGCGGCGGGCAACTCCTCGACCCGGCGCCGCGGAGTTCTCCCATGCGCCACGGAAAGTCGGCGAGCTTGCCGGGCGGGCGCAGGCAGAACCTCCGATCCTCTTCATCGGTCTCGACGGCGCCGACTGGCAGCAGCTCGAGCCGCTCCTGGCAAAGGGGGCGATGCCCCATCTTGCCCAGCTCCGTGCCGCGTCGGCCTGGGGCGAGCTCGCGTCGGAAACGCCGGCGCTGTCGCCTCTGCTGTGGACGTCGATGCTCACCGGCGTCTCGCCGGTCGAGCACGGCATCCTCGATTTCAGCCGGTTCGCCCCCGGCTCCGGGCTGCGCGAACCGATCGGCAGTGAAGACCGGCGCGCCCCGGCGATCTGGAACGCTCTCACCTGGGCCGGCAAGCGGGTCGGTCTGCTGGGACTCTGGGCGACTCATCCGGCGGAGCCGGTGGACGGCATTGTGGTCTCGGACCGGCTCTTCGGATTCCTGAACGTCGAAAGCGAGCCGCCCGGAGGCGCCATCTACCCGGAGACGCAGGCGGGCTGGGCAAGAGCCCGGCTCGCGACCGTCGAAGCCGAGACGGGATTCGCGGCCTTGCGCGCCTATCTGCCCTGGCTGACCGAGGAGGAGTATCGCGCGCGCTCCGGCGCGGCCCGTGCCTACGACCATCCGGTCTCGGCGCTGCGACGGATTCTGGTCGAGACGCGACTCTACGGCGGCATGGCCGAGTCGCTGCTCGCCGGCGCCCCCGCTCTCGACCTCACTCTGGTTTACCTTCAGGGGACCGATTCGATCGGCCACGTCTTCGCGCCGTTCGCGCCGCCGCGCCAGCCGGAGGTGTCGGAGGTCGATTTCGCGCGCTATCGCGACGTGCCCGAGCGCTACTTCCGGGAAGTCGACGCCCTCCTCGGGCGCCTGCTCGCCCTCGCCGACAAGACCGGCTCGAACGTCGTCGTCGCGTCGGACCACGGATTCCTCTGGACCGAGGGACGGCCCGATCGCTGGGCGAGCTCGGACACCCGGACGGCGGCCCGCTGGCACCGCAGCCAGGGGATCTGGATGGTCCGCGCCCCGGGCGTCGCGCCCGGGCGCGCCGTCGACGGCAGATTGCGGCAGGTCTTCCCCACGCTCCTCGCGCTTGCCGGTCTGCCGGCCGCGGCGCTGGCCGAGTCGCAGGCGCTCGGCGCCATCCCGCCGCCGTCAGCTCCCGCCTTCGACTATGCCCGCGTTTACGGCGAGCTCGCCGCGCGCGTGGAGCGGTCGAGACCGGACGACGCCCGCGACTTCGCGGAGGCCTCCGAAGCGATCGCGAAACTCCAGGCGCTGGGTTACATCGGCAGCGGCGAAGCCGTCCGGGCGAGCGCCTCCGCCCTCGCCGCAGGCGGACCCGACGCCACGCGCACCGCGAGCTCCTGGAACAACGAGGGGATCGTGCTGCGCGGCGAGCGCGGCTCCCGGAGCGAGGCCCGAGCGCGCGCAGCCTTCGAAAGGGCGATCGAGCTCGAGCCCAATCTCGCCTCGGCGCTCTGGAACCTCTCCGAGCTCCTTCTCGCGGCCGGCGAGACCGGGCGATCGGACGAGCTGCTGGCGCGCGCCATCGCCAACGGTCTGCCCGACGGCGCCCGGCTCGTGATCGCCCGGGCGATCGTCCGCGAGCGCGCCGGCGCGATCGACCAGGGATTGGCGCTCCTCGACCGGGCGATCGCCGTCGCCCCCGAAGAGGCCCAACTCTGGCTCTTCCGCGGCCGCTACCGCGTCCAGACCGGCGACTGCGCGGATGCGGTCCAGGACCTCGCGCGCGCCGCGGAGCTCGCCCCGGACGAGTCCGACGTCTTCGCCACCGCCGCCCTCGCCCATCTCTGCGCCGGCGATCGATCAGGAGCGATCACCGCCCTGCGCCGCGCCCTCGACCTCGCCCCGGACGAACCCCGCCTGCGATCGCTGCTCTCCGAATTGCAGTCCGCCGACTGA
- a CDS encoding peptidase M35: MAAATAVAIWRDAPVSAPVDWEAIHAINAPQGLSYTNCSSGQQSTVTTAVGNATTYATGSKNYLLGKTYSTVGPRYTTWFGAKNSSRFNTAKSHYTSIENAFLTKPVVVDCGCTDDYYAYVYPTQPYKIYVCNAFWSAPATGTDSKAGTLVHEMSHFNAVAGTDDWAYGQTACKSLATRSPKKAIDNADSHEYFSENTPSLN; this comes from the coding sequence ATGGCGGCCGCAACCGCGGTGGCCATCTGGCGCGACGCGCCGGTGAGCGCTCCGGTCGACTGGGAGGCGATCCACGCCATCAACGCTCCCCAGGGTCTCTCCTACACCAACTGTTCCTCGGGCCAGCAGAGCACGGTCACGACCGCAGTCGGCAACGCCACGACCTATGCCACCGGCTCCAAGAACTACCTTCTCGGCAAGACCTACTCGACCGTCGGCCCGCGTTACACCACCTGGTTCGGCGCCAAGAACAGCTCGCGATTCAACACCGCCAAGAGCCACTACACCTCGATCGAGAACGCCTTCCTGACCAAGCCGGTGGTCGTCGACTGCGGCTGCACCGACGACTACTACGCCTACGTCTATCCCACCCAGCCCTACAAGATCTACGTCTGCAACGCCTTCTGGTCGGCCCCGGCCACCGGCACGGACTCGAAGGCCGGCACGCTGGTGCACGAGATGTCGCACTTCAACGCCGTCGCCGGCACCGACGACTGGGCCTATGGCCAGACCGCCTGCAAGAGCCTGGCGACCCGTTCACCCAAGAAGGCGATCGACAATGCCGACAGCCACGAGTATTTCTCCGAGAACACGCCATCCCTGAACTGA
- a CDS encoding erythromycin esterase family protein: MSLAALLSVGCVASQERIPRAPTVAGVVDSPSERHAAEALTFLQPLLSTEPGGAGGDGVRDLDALRRWLGDARVVGLGESLHGVHDFHRFGHRLFEELADRGAFDVYALEIDQTHAAMLDQYVQGQRSDLDAILASRWWSAIFYDEALLDLLHWMRAHNQTATRPVHIAGFDMKQPDLATAAIVERLRAIDARAAEALVPLYGEVLALGGFGIFPNVSGMTASVSWPRPTGEPPEAVRVAVSLRGRGVTFGQVGLTVQGTNADGVEADRATKVLSPMEIEDGWTSVEIDYPLATTAKQLRISVFHRGNGTVWFHGLEVRPAGATEATAVSLASAAVAPLLFPTLQVQDYRATQVQDPSLDGAPALQVECDPGVDRAMSALGEAEELLRESLERHAGEVSSEASKWLHQLALAVRQAVEWRVLAEPNRDRFLARNVAWLQRSGYPGSRVLVLAHTVHTERISERMGGFLAIELGNRYRTVSLLALAGHYRYFGDPRTSGPGTPLELYAIEDRDRLPLASQLATQLETDLLFDVAGAAKGLDGGQSLGSAVQAVGDRMDVAVLLRQVTPLRPLP, translated from the coding sequence TTGAGTCTGGCGGCCTTGTTGTCGGTTGGCTGCGTGGCCTCGCAGGAGCGGATCCCACGCGCACCTACGGTGGCCGGCGTGGTCGACTCCCCGTCAGAAAGACACGCGGCGGAAGCCCTGACCTTCCTTCAGCCACTCCTCTCCACGGAACCCGGCGGCGCCGGTGGCGACGGCGTACGGGACCTCGATGCGTTGCGCCGTTGGCTGGGGGACGCGCGGGTCGTGGGGCTGGGCGAGAGTCTCCATGGAGTCCATGACTTTCACCGCTTCGGGCATCGCCTGTTCGAGGAGCTCGCTGATCGTGGGGCCTTCGACGTGTATGCGCTCGAGATCGATCAGACGCATGCAGCGATGCTGGACCAGTACGTCCAGGGGCAGCGCTCGGACCTCGATGCCATCCTCGCTTCGCGTTGGTGGTCGGCGATCTTCTACGACGAAGCGTTGCTCGACCTCCTGCACTGGATGAGGGCCCACAACCAGACCGCGACCCGACCGGTCCATATCGCCGGCTTCGACATGAAGCAGCCCGACCTCGCGACTGCGGCCATCGTCGAGCGGCTCCGCGCCATCGACGCGCGAGCTGCGGAGGCGCTCGTGCCGCTGTACGGCGAGGTCCTCGCACTTGGTGGTTTCGGCATCTTTCCCAATGTCTCGGGGATGACGGCGAGCGTCTCGTGGCCGCGCCCCACAGGCGAGCCTCCGGAAGCCGTTCGTGTCGCCGTGTCGCTTCGCGGGCGCGGAGTCACGTTCGGGCAGGTCGGGCTCACCGTGCAGGGAACGAACGCCGATGGTGTCGAAGCCGACCGCGCGACGAAAGTGCTCTCGCCCATGGAAATCGAGGACGGCTGGACATCGGTCGAGATCGACTATCCGTTGGCGACGACCGCGAAGCAGCTTCGAATCTCGGTCTTCCATCGTGGCAATGGCACCGTCTGGTTCCACGGTCTCGAGGTCCGTCCAGCAGGAGCGACGGAAGCGACGGCCGTTTCGCTCGCCAGTGCTGCAGTCGCGCCTCTCCTCTTTCCCACGCTTCAGGTGCAGGACTACCGGGCAACTCAGGTGCAAGATCCGAGTCTCGACGGCGCACCGGCGTTGCAGGTCGAGTGCGATCCCGGAGTCGACCGTGCGATGTCGGCCCTGGGAGAGGCGGAGGAGCTCCTGCGGGAGAGCCTCGAGAGGCATGCCGGTGAAGTCTCGTCCGAGGCTTCGAAGTGGCTGCATCAGCTGGCGTTGGCGGTGCGTCAGGCGGTCGAATGGAGGGTTCTCGCCGAGCCGAACCGCGACCGATTCCTGGCCCGGAACGTCGCTTGGCTGCAACGCTCGGGATATCCGGGCTCGCGAGTCCTGGTTCTCGCCCATACCGTGCATACCGAGCGAATCAGCGAGCGCATGGGAGGCTTTCTCGCTATCGAGCTCGGTAATCGGTACCGCACGGTCTCACTTCTCGCGCTCGCTGGGCACTACCGGTACTTCGGCGATCCGCGCACTTCCGGGCCAGGCACGCCACTCGAGCTCTACGCGATCGAAGATCGCGACCGCCTGCCTCTCGCCTCGCAATTGGCGACGCAGCTCGAAACGGACCTTCTGTTCGATGTCGCCGGAGCGGCGAAGGGCCTTGACGGCGGGCAATCCCTGGGCTCGGCCGTGCAGGCCGTCGGTGATCGGATGGACGTCGCTGTGCTCCTGCGTCAGGTGACTCCGCTTCGACCGCTTCCCTGA
- the mmsA gene encoding CoA-acylating methylmalonate-semialdehyde dehydrogenase, translating into MTLPRFAASSYDFTEYVPARNWIGGAWREAAGTPASQPVPNPRWGRPMSTVQLSGAADVDAAVAAARAAFPAWRDLPIRDRAQVLYRTRELLMRDLVELSWLVSHENGKIYSEAEAEVLKAIECLEYGCSLPNLATGSELEVSRGVTCGLTYEPLGVVAGVVPFNFPLMVPMWMLPQALVGGNAFLLKPSERVPLSAMRLAELFAEAGLPAGIFSLVQGGRETVEALCDHPGIEALGFVGSTRVARAVYARACAAGKRALCLGGAKNHLILVPDADPDVAVENIVASFTGCAGQRCMAASVLLAVGEPAEIDPLLGRIAKRAAAIRLGSEMGPVATAAAAERITKAIANAAANGARVVVDGRGRLPDGAEGAVGAERVGPAAGWWVGPTILDGVDPASEAGCEEIFGPVLSVVRVATLDEALRIEGANPYGNAATVYTTSGDVARRVMGSAEAGMCGVNVGVPVPREPFGFGGWNDSCFGHGNITGWDGYRFWTRQRKITTKWALQRDANWMS; encoded by the coding sequence ATGACCCTGCCCCGCTTCGCCGCCAGCTCCTACGACTTCACCGAGTACGTCCCGGCGCGCAACTGGATCGGCGGAGCCTGGCGCGAGGCGGCGGGAACGCCGGCCTCGCAGCCGGTGCCGAATCCACGCTGGGGACGGCCGATGTCCACCGTGCAGCTCTCGGGCGCCGCCGATGTCGACGCCGCGGTCGCCGCCGCCCGGGCGGCATTCCCGGCCTGGCGCGACCTGCCGATCCGCGATCGCGCCCAGGTCCTCTACCGGACGCGCGAGCTCCTGATGCGCGATCTCGTCGAGCTCTCCTGGCTGGTATCGCACGAGAACGGCAAGATCTACAGTGAGGCCGAAGCCGAGGTCCTGAAGGCGATCGAGTGCCTCGAGTACGGCTGTTCGCTGCCCAACCTCGCGACGGGCAGTGAGCTCGAGGTCAGCCGCGGCGTCACCTGTGGCCTGACCTACGAGCCGCTCGGCGTCGTCGCCGGGGTGGTGCCGTTCAACTTCCCTCTGATGGTGCCGATGTGGATGCTGCCGCAAGCGCTGGTGGGAGGAAACGCGTTCCTCCTCAAGCCCTCCGAGCGCGTGCCGCTCTCCGCGATGCGCCTGGCCGAGCTCTTCGCCGAAGCGGGTCTGCCGGCGGGCATCTTCTCGCTCGTCCAGGGGGGCCGGGAGACGGTGGAGGCCCTCTGCGACCACCCCGGGATCGAGGCGCTGGGTTTCGTCGGTTCGACCCGGGTGGCGCGCGCGGTCTATGCGCGGGCCTGCGCCGCGGGCAAACGCGCACTCTGCCTCGGCGGAGCGAAGAATCACCTCATTCTCGTCCCCGACGCCGATCCGGATGTCGCGGTCGAGAACATTGTCGCCTCGTTCACCGGCTGCGCCGGCCAGCGTTGCATGGCCGCTTCGGTGCTGCTCGCCGTCGGCGAGCCGGCGGAGATCGATCCGCTCCTCGGACGGATCGCGAAGCGCGCTGCCGCCATCCGTCTCGGCAGCGAGATGGGTCCGGTCGCGACCGCCGCCGCCGCCGAGAGGATCACGAAAGCCATCGCGAACGCGGCAGCGAACGGCGCGCGGGTGGTCGTCGACGGACGCGGCAGGCTACCGGACGGGGCGGAGGGGGCTGTAGGGGCCGAACGAGTGGGTCCGGCCGCCGGCTGGTGGGTGGGACCGACGATTCTCGACGGCGTCGACCCGGCTTCGGAGGCCGGTTGCGAGGAGATTTTCGGGCCGGTGCTCTCCGTCGTTCGGGTCGCCACTCTCGACGAGGCCCTGCGCATCGAAGGCGCCAACCCCTACGGCAACGCCGCCACCGTCTACACCACTTCGGGCGACGTTGCCCGCCGCGTCATGGGGTCGGCTGAGGCCGGCATGTGCGGCGTCAACGTCGGCGTGCCGGTGCCGCGCGAGCCGTTCGGGTTCGGCGGCTGGAACGACTCCTGCTTCGGGCACGGCAACATCACCGGTTGGGACGGCTACCGCTTCTGGACCCGGCAGCGCAAGATCACCACCAAATGGGCGTTGCAGCGCGACGCCAACTGGATGAGCTGA
- a CDS encoding aminotransferase class III-fold pyridoxal phosphate-dependent enzyme, which yields MDGREIVELCLKHTMYSWSATGAVQPLPIVSASGIYMYTADGQRILDFNSQLMSVNIGHSHPKVVAAMKKACEGLLFAHPGTATEPRARLSRRLAELTPGDLDVFFYTLGGAEANENAIRAAKMFTGRQKILARYRSYHGGTNATLQLTGDPRRWANEPGMPGVVRVMDPWPYKYSFGEDPATITRNNLTYLEEVIDYEGPHTIAAMIVESVTGTNGILIPPPGYMQGLRNLLTRHGILLICDEVMAGLGRTGKLFAFEHDGVQPDIVTMAKGLTSSYVPLGAMAVSTPIAEYFKTNVFYGGLTYNAHPFCLAVAEAVLEVMLGEGMVENAARLEPVMRGEMENLARRHPSVLAHRNIGLFGIVELRKDAQGTPLAPYNGSHPAMAKFNRALLDAGLYTVCRWNTFMTNPPLCITEAELREGFAILDRHLHLIDEVFEG from the coding sequence ATGGATGGACGCGAGATCGTCGAACTCTGTCTCAAGCACACGATGTATTCGTGGTCGGCGACGGGAGCGGTGCAGCCGCTGCCGATCGTCTCCGCCTCCGGCATCTACATGTACACCGCCGACGGACAGCGCATCCTCGACTTCAACAGCCAGTTGATGAGCGTCAACATCGGCCACTCGCACCCGAAGGTGGTCGCGGCGATGAAAAAGGCCTGCGAGGGCCTCCTCTTCGCTCATCCGGGCACCGCAACCGAGCCGCGGGCGCGGCTGTCGCGGCGACTCGCCGAGCTCACTCCCGGCGACCTCGACGTGTTCTTCTACACCCTGGGCGGCGCCGAGGCCAACGAGAACGCCATCCGGGCCGCGAAGATGTTCACCGGCCGGCAGAAGATCCTGGCGCGTTACCGCAGCTATCACGGCGGCACCAACGCCACGCTGCAACTGACCGGCGATCCGCGCCGCTGGGCCAACGAACCGGGAATGCCGGGCGTCGTGCGGGTGATGGATCCGTGGCCCTACAAGTACTCGTTCGGCGAAGATCCGGCCACGATCACCCGCAACAATCTGACCTACCTCGAGGAGGTCATCGACTACGAAGGCCCGCACACCATCGCGGCGATGATCGTCGAGAGTGTGACCGGCACGAACGGCATCCTGATCCCGCCCCCGGGCTACATGCAGGGCCTTCGCAACCTCCTCACGCGACATGGCATCCTGCTGATCTGCGACGAGGTGATGGCCGGGCTCGGACGGACGGGAAAGCTGTTCGCCTTCGAGCACGATGGCGTCCAACCCGACATCGTGACCATGGCGAAAGGACTCACCTCCTCGTACGTGCCGCTCGGCGCGATGGCGGTCTCGACGCCGATCGCCGAGTATTTCAAGACGAACGTCTTCTACGGCGGCCTGACCTACAACGCCCACCCTTTCTGCCTCGCGGTCGCCGAGGCTGTGCTCGAGGTGATGCTCGGCGAGGGCATGGTCGAGAATGCCGCCCGTCTCGAGCCGGTCATGCGCGGAGAGATGGAGAATCTCGCGCGCCGGCATCCGTCCGTGCTCGCACATCGGAACATCGGCCTCTTCGGCATCGTCGAGCTGCGCAAGGATGCGCAGGGCACGCCCCTCGCCCCCTACAACGGCAGCCACCCGGCGATGGCGAAGTTCAACCGCGCGCTGCTCGACGCCGGCCTCTACACGGTCTGCCGCTGGAACACCTTCATGACCAACCCGCCGCTCTGCATCACGGAGGCCGAGCTGCGAGAGGGCTTCGCCATCCTCGACCGCCACCTTCACCTGATCGACGAGGTCTTCGAGGGTTGA
- a CDS encoding aldehyde dehydrogenase family protein — MRDELYIDGKWQKPAAGGTLDVENPATGELLHRAPAGTAPDVDRAVVAARRAFEAGWGATSGAHRAVLLRAIADRISFRREELARLEVQDNGKPLPEALWDLDDAAGCFSMYADLAEELDGRQETPLPLPDARFTSQVRLEPVGVAGQIIPWNYPLLMAAWKVAPALAAGATVVLKPSELTPLTALELGAIAEEVGLPPGVLNVVSGTGREAGEPLALHPLVDKVAFTGSVPTGRKVMMAAAQEVKNVSLELGGKSPFIVFADADVEAAVEWVMFGIFWNQGQVCSATSRLLVEERLAPRLLDRLCEAAKRIPIGDGLAAGTLLGPLVSRGQHEKVLGFIDRARAEKLTLVTGGGRPPGLDRGYFLEPTIFADVPVESELWREEIFGPVLAVRTFREEEEAVRLANDSPFGLAAAVMSADLERCRRVARKFRAGIVWINCSQPTFSQAPWGGMKQSGIGRELGEWGLANYLEVKQMTTYESREPWGWYLGP, encoded by the coding sequence ATGCGCGACGAGCTCTACATCGACGGCAAGTGGCAGAAACCGGCGGCGGGCGGGACTCTCGATGTCGAGAATCCGGCCACTGGCGAGCTCCTGCATCGCGCGCCGGCGGGGACGGCGCCGGATGTCGATCGCGCCGTGGTTGCCGCCCGCAGGGCTTTCGAGGCCGGCTGGGGGGCGACGAGCGGCGCCCACCGCGCCGTCCTTCTGCGCGCCATCGCGGACCGGATTTCTTTCCGCCGAGAGGAGCTTGCGCGGCTCGAGGTTCAGGATAACGGCAAGCCGCTGCCGGAGGCGCTCTGGGACCTCGACGACGCCGCCGGCTGCTTTTCGATGTACGCCGATCTCGCCGAGGAGCTCGACGGCCGGCAAGAGACGCCCTTGCCGCTGCCCGACGCACGCTTCACCTCGCAGGTTCGCCTCGAGCCGGTGGGCGTCGCCGGCCAGATCATCCCCTGGAACTACCCGCTCCTCATGGCGGCCTGGAAGGTCGCTCCGGCGCTCGCGGCGGGCGCCACCGTAGTGCTGAAGCCGTCCGAGCTCACTCCGCTCACGGCCCTCGAGCTGGGAGCGATCGCCGAAGAGGTCGGCCTGCCGCCGGGCGTCCTCAATGTCGTTTCCGGGACGGGCCGCGAGGCCGGCGAGCCGCTCGCCCTGCACCCGCTGGTCGACAAGGTCGCCTTCACCGGTTCGGTGCCGACCGGCCGGAAAGTGATGATGGCCGCCGCGCAGGAGGTGAAGAACGTCTCCCTCGAGCTCGGCGGCAAGTCGCCGTTCATCGTCTTCGCCGACGCCGACGTCGAAGCGGCGGTCGAGTGGGTGATGTTCGGCATCTTCTGGAACCAGGGGCAGGTGTGCAGTGCGACCTCGCGGTTGCTGGTCGAAGAACGCCTCGCGCCGCGTCTGCTCGATCGGCTCTGCGAAGCGGCGAAGAGGATACCGATCGGCGACGGGCTCGCCGCTGGCACCCTCCTCGGGCCCCTCGTGTCGCGCGGCCAGCACGAGAAGGTCCTGGGATTCATCGACCGGGCGCGCGCCGAGAAGCTCACGCTCGTGACCGGCGGAGGGCGTCCGCCGGGACTCGACCGCGGCTACTTTCTCGAGCCGACGATCTTCGCCGACGTGCCGGTCGAGTCGGAGCTGTGGCGGGAGGAGATCTTCGGCCCGGTGCTCGCCGTGCGGACCTTCAGGGAAGAGGAAGAGGCCGTGCGGCTCGCCAACGACTCGCCATTCGGCCTCGCAGCGGCGGTCATGTCCGCCGATCTCGAGCGCTGCCGCCGGGTGGCCCGGAAGTTCCGCGCCGGTATCGTCTGGATCAACTGCTCGCAGCCGACCTTCAGCCAGGCGCCGTGGGGCGGCATGAAGCAGAGCGGCATCGGCCGCGAGCTCGGTGAATGGGGCCTGGCGAACTACCTCGAGGTCAAGCAGATGACGACCTACGAGTCGCGCGAGCCCTGGGGCTGGTACCTCGGACCGTAG
- a CDS encoding glycosyltransferase family 2 protein produces the protein MRAIVVHHRNSELLDHCLRAALASTGVDLDIVLFENECREALPAWVAHDPRIHRLASPGTIGFGEANNRAVEWSRRNLPPVDGYFFLNNDAVVRHDTLDRLASVLREQPGAAAAGPLILIWGAEDHLNSLGLNLSRAGEAWDEGIGLPVARHLPLPGREEVLAVTGSAILIRSDAFEAAGGWSQLFDFYMEDLDICLRLRRRGQSIWLAPDAVVAHAVSATAGPSSEFKLFLFSRNRWILMLLHWPWRQLFRTLPGHVRDERHTYRDRLKARDLAAADRQKRAWLGALALLPRILAARFRHGGDESWWNMLKPAGTVPVITLPEVVSRGRPWDSADPGGMPE, from the coding sequence GTGCGCGCGATCGTGGTGCACCATCGCAACTCCGAGCTGCTCGATCACTGCCTGCGGGCGGCGCTCGCCAGCACCGGCGTCGACCTCGACATCGTCCTGTTCGAGAACGAATGCCGCGAGGCACTTCCGGCCTGGGTCGCGCACGACCCGCGGATTCACCGACTGGCCTCGCCCGGAACGATCGGATTCGGCGAGGCCAACAATCGCGCCGTGGAATGGAGCCGCAGGAACCTCCCGCCGGTCGATGGCTATTTCTTTCTCAACAACGACGCCGTCGTGCGCCACGACACCCTCGACCGCCTCGCGAGCGTCCTGAGGGAGCAGCCCGGGGCGGCAGCGGCCGGCCCGTTGATCCTGATCTGGGGAGCCGAGGACCACCTGAACAGTCTGGGGCTGAACCTCTCCCGCGCCGGAGAGGCCTGGGACGAGGGCATCGGCCTGCCAGTGGCCCGCCACCTGCCACTGCCCGGACGCGAAGAGGTGCTCGCTGTGACCGGCTCGGCCATACTGATCCGCAGCGACGCCTTCGAGGCTGCCGGCGGTTGGAGCCAGCTCTTCGACTTCTACATGGAGGATCTCGACATCTGCCTGCGTCTGCGGCGGCGCGGACAGTCGATCTGGCTGGCTCCGGACGCCGTCGTGGCGCACGCCGTCTCCGCCACCGCAGGACCGAGCTCCGAGTTCAAGCTCTTCCTGTTCAGTCGCAATCGCTGGATCCTCATGCTTCTGCATTGGCCCTGGCGGCAGCTCTTTCGAACTCTGCCCGGCCACGTTCGGGACGAGCGCCACACCTATCGCGATCGCCTGAAGGCCCGGGATCTGGCTGCGGCGGATCGCCAGAAACGAGCCTGGCTCGGAGCGCTGGCGCTGCTGCCGCGAATTCTCGCGGCGCGCTTTCGCCACGGCGGCGACGAGTCGTGGTGGAACATGCTGAAACCGGCGGGTACGGTGCCGGTCATCACCCTCCCCGAGGTCGTCTCGCGCGGCCGGCCCTGGGATTCTGCAGACCCCGGAGGCATGCCCGAATGA